The following coding sequences are from one Equus przewalskii isolate Varuska chromosome 23, EquPr2, whole genome shotgun sequence window:
- the SPATA45 gene encoding spermatogenesis-associated protein 45, translating to MASINRPSEMTKKRKADKQRLLEEINEKRESNCLVERSNEVSLLRVQKRHFTGVYKSFIHTQIREPVPDSGRSSWVTLSLLVHTEKKHFPPKNNAIFG from the coding sequence ATGGCATCTATAAACAGACCTAGTGAAATGACTAAAAAACGTAAAGCAGATAAACAACGTCTCCTGGAGGAGATCAACGAAAAGCGTGAATCCAACTGCTTGGTGGAAAGGAGCAATGAAGTCAGCTTACTGCGAGTCCAAAAGAGGCATTTCACTGGTGTCTATAAGTCCTTTATTCACACCCAAATCAGAGAGCCTGTCCCCGACAGTGGCAGGAGCTCCTGGGTCACGCTGAGTCTCCTTGTTCACACCGAGAAAAAGCACTTTCCACCAAAAA